From Thermococcus barophilus MP:
AATATTTATATTTGCATTGCTTGGTGCCAGCCTTGACATGAGTGTTATAACCTCAAATCTTCTTCCCGGCATGATTCTGGCATTTGTCGTGATACTGATAGCAAGACCTATCGCAGTGTTGCCGATTCTACCTTGGTGGAAGCCCAAGGAATATCTTTTTATAGCCCTTGAAGGTCCAAGAGGGGTTGTGCCTTCAGCATTGGCGAGTCTTCCTTTGACACTTGGCTTGGTATACCATGATCAGCAGATGATTCAGTGGGGTGAAATAATCTTGGGTGCAACCGTGATAACGGTTCTGGTCTCTGTAATAGTGGAAACACTTTGGGTTCCATTGTTAAGAGAGAGGCTTCTTGAGGTTGAGAGCATAAGAAAGAGGATGATACGGAGCGGATACAAACCAAAATCATCTCGATAGCATTCCAATGAGATAGAACATAAGCTTTGCCCCTGTAAGTGCTGTTATATCTCCCAATTCGGTTCCAGCAACTTCCATTATGTCAAAACCCACGATCTTCTTTTTTTCAGTAAGCCACTCCAGTGCTTCTATAACCTCCCAGAATTCTAAGCCCCCTGCTTCCGGAGTTCCAGTGGATGGAACCATTGACAGATCAAACACATCGATGTCAACCGATACATAAACTGGTTCTGGCAGGTTTTTTACAATCCCTTTAAACTCCTCAACGCTGTACTGTCTTGCGTGTATCCATTTTATATTTCTCTCTTTGGCATATTCGACCTCTTCTCTTATGCCGCTCCTTATTCCAAATTCAGCCATGCTTATTCCAAGCTCTGAAATCCTTCTCGCTACACATGCATGGTTCCAAGGGTTGCCCTCATATTCATCCCTCAGATCTAAATGAGCATCGAAAACAATGTAGCTTTTTGGTCTTAGAGCTCTTACCAGAGCATACGTCATTGAATGCTCCCCGCCCAGCATTATGGGCATGGCTTTCGGATTTGATTCTTTGAGCTCCCTTACTGTTTCTATTATTCTTTTTATTGTCCCAAGGGGATTTCCAGCCACAATTTCTATATCTCCGATATCTGCAATTCTGAGCTCTGATAGATCAACATCATAATCCAGAATGTAGCTCTCAAGATTTATCGTAGCCTGTCTTATTAACGTTGGCCCAAATCTTGCTCCGGGCTTATATGAGGTAGTTGAATCAAAAGGCACGCCAAATATTACAAAATCAGCCTTTTCAGTATCAACTAACGGTAAAGCGGTTTTTATGGTTTCATAAGTGTAAAAGAATTCCATTCTTATCACCAAAGAAGAAGTCGAGAATTTTAATTATAAGATTTAGGGTTTGCAAAAATTCAGAAAGGAAAGAGATTAAGTCACTCTCCCTTGATTTTCATAATCTTGACCCTTCCAAGGGTTTCCCAATACTCAACATTGATGCCCTCTTTAAGCTGGTCTTTGATCTCATCGTTAACTCCTGTCTCTATGGGAACATCAAACAGTTCATAAGTCTCCATGTCCATGAGCTGAACTGTATCTGGAGTTATTGCAATTATCTGTCCGGTTCTTTTGTCGATTATTGGGACATCAACCTCAGCGCTTGTCGGCTTGACTATGCTCCTAACTTTCCCATCGAATACACCAACTGCCTCAATTCTTGCCTTCGCTGATCCGTGTTTTCCTGGTGAGGAAACTGTGATGTTCACAATTCTGCATGGTTCTCCGTCAATTATTATATATCTCCCAGGTTTGAGCTTGCTGACCTGAACTTTAGTTTTGTCTCCCATTTTTCAAACCTCCAATAAGCGTTCTAACTGGATTTATATTTGGCTGTTTAAAAAATTTTTGAAAATTAGGGCTTCGTTTTGAGTAGCACACTGTTCAGGAGAAGTGGCACTAACAGTACAACCCCTGCTACAATGCCCAGTTTTTCCCATGCTCCCAATGATAGTGTTCTCACCGTTATGCTGATTCCCACTAAAAGTCCACATATCCCTACAACACTGCTGTAGAGTTTAGCTCGTTTGGAAAGTATATTTCCACTCAGTATTAAGGGCAGAGTCTCAACTGCCACCATTATTCCCAGGAAAGAGAAAAACAATGCTAAGAACAGGGTTCTTAAGTAGCGAGATGTTAATATAAGTGAAACTGCAAAAACACCAGTCAATGCAACAGAGATTGCCCTGTTTCTTGAGCTCTGCATGGACTCACTTATTATGTGCCCTGCAGTTTCAATTAGAGGTATAAATGTCGTCATCCCAGCTAAATACACTGATATCATCAAAAGATATAGAACTGTTTTTGCTTGCATGGACTTGATCTCAGTTAGCGCTGCTGCGATTTTTACTATGTATCCTGTTGCTTTATTTATGGTTGCATGACCGTAGAGTATCGCTGTCCCTGGAAAGCTAACTGCAAGAGAATACACTACTATGTATGTAGCCAGCACCCCTATCAGAAGTTGGAGTACGTAGCCAGCGCCGATAAGTGCTCTTGAGTCCGTTTCCTCTGGCAAAAATGTCCCAAAGACTATGTAGAACCCAAAGCCTAAACCCAAGCCCAAAAACGCCAGTAAAATTATCTTTATCACCAGAGGAAATGTTATAGAGAGATGAGTTGACTTTATATTCCCTGTTAATGTTTCAAGTGCAAACTGAACTGGAACTGCTTTTTCTGCAACTGATAGAGCAAAGTTCCTGATTATGTACCACGAAATTAATGTAAAAATCAGGAACAAAATTGCAAACCATCCCATTAAAACCACGCTTTTCTCTTTTGCTCGGAAGAGGATCAAAGACGATAGAAGCAGGGAAAGAACAACTGCAAGTGCGACATAAAGTGTATTACCTTTTCCAACAATTGATGTTATACCCAGTGAGGAGTAGTAGAGTATGAGGGATGCCCCAATGATAATGAACATCAGAAGACTTATTCCAATACCGGGTGTCTTGGAAACTTTAGTTAGATATTCAAAAAAGAAGTATCTGCTTCTTTTTGTTGCTTCCAGACTATAATATGGGACAGCTGCGAGCACTGCTGATATTGCTATGTACAACATGAGAGCTTTCATCCCCCCGACTATAAGTATCTGAGGAAACAGCAAAAATGTCCAAATCCCCACCATATATCCTACTATTAGGAGGATTATTAAAATCGTCAACTTTCTCAAATTTCATCCCCCCATGGGCATTCTATACACTTCTTTTGTGGCTCAGGATATTAAAATGTTATTCAAAAAATTGCATTCTCGTAGTTTACGATTACTTCATTCACTATAGTCCATGCCATTAATGGTTCTTTGTAAAGACTTATTTTCACTCCATCAACTTTACTCTTGAAGTCTCCATGAGGGAATCCTCCTACAATAACCGCAGGTTCTTTAAACTGTTTCAAAAGCTGTCCGAAATCTTTTGGTTTCATGAATTCCCCTTGCTCATGCATTATAAAAACAGCATCTGGTTTGATTTCTTCTAAAAGCTGGTTCAGAGTTTTTTCCTCAAGCTTCAGAAGTTCAAGGTCTGGGGGGACAACTTTATTTTTAAAGAGGCTCTCCATAAGTCCAACAAATCTATTATAGTTTCTTGGTATCCTCGTTTCCGGTTTTATGTATATGACTTTATCGTTTCTCGTATGTACATAAACTCTCAGCATACCCTCTTTATTGAGTATGCTCTCCAGGGCATTTATCAAACAGAAGTGAACTATGTCTGGTCTTCCCCTTCGATTTCCATCTTCAAGCTTTTTTAATGCTGCATGATGATATGTTGAATCCAGAATCACTTCCTCTGGTTTTTTCCCTCGTCTTTTGGCATAGTTCACAACAGCTGGATGCTCCAATATGTTCTTTGGCACAGGCTCAACCTCCGAATCTGCTATTATTAGATGCAACATCTTCACCACCTCTCTATTATAATGTCCCTCTCTTTCAGCTCATCGATTATTCGCGTAAATATATCACTTCTCATGCCAAGAATTTCTGGTGGGATTACACCATATACGCAGCTTCCTTCAGCCAAAAGCCGAGTTATGACAGCCGCAGTAAATCCTGTAACCCTTGCCATTGAGGTAAATCCCTCTTTGGCTTCATCATAGAGGAAGTAATGAATTTCTTTAGTTTTTCCGTTGGATGTGCCTCTGCCGTAAACCTCCATTATTGAAAAGTCATCACTTTCGTACTGCATTAGCGGAGCTATTACTTTCAGCGTAAACTCTATGTTTTCGGGTTTAAAAAATCCGAGCTCTCTTAGCACTTTAATCTTTTCCAGATGACCGGGCCATCTGAGTGTCCTCTCCTCTAAGTGCTCAGCCCTTATGTTCTCTAAGAGAGTTCTGAGACCATCACTAACAAACTCCTCAAACTCAAAACCTTTGATTTTGATTTTCTCAATTTTTTCAAGCGGGTCAACTTCAGCTATCTGTCCGTTTTTGATAATCCTGGCTTTTCGGGTGTACTCTTCAATTAGGT
This genomic window contains:
- a CDS encoding translation initiation factor IF-5A, encoding MGDKTKVQVSKLKPGRYIIIDGEPCRIVNITVSSPGKHGSAKARIEAVGVFDGKVRSIVKPTSAEVDVPIIDKRTGQIIAITPDTVQLMDMETYELFDVPIETGVNDEIKDQLKEGINVEYWETLGRVKIMKIKGE
- a CDS encoding 16S rRNA methyltransferase — encoded protein: MLHLIIADSEVEPVPKNILEHPAVVNYAKRRGKKPEEVILDSTYHHAALKKLEDGNRRGRPDIVHFCLINALESILNKEGMLRVYVHTRNDKVIYIKPETRIPRNYNRFVGLMESLFKNKVVPPDLELLKLEEKTLNQLLEEIKPDAVFIMHEQGEFMKPKDFGQLLKQFKEPAVIVGGFPHGDFKSKVDGVKISLYKEPLMAWTIVNEVIVNYENAIF
- the speB gene encoding agmatinase produces the protein MEFFYTYETIKTALPLVDTEKADFVIFGVPFDSTTSYKPGARFGPTLIRQATINLESYILDYDVDLSELRIADIGDIEIVAGNPLGTIKRIIETVRELKESNPKAMPIMLGGEHSMTYALVRALRPKSYIVFDAHLDLRDEYEGNPWNHACVARRISELGISMAEFGIRSGIREEVEYAKERNIKWIHARQYSVEEFKGIVKNLPEPVYVSVDIDVFDLSMVPSTGTPEAGGLEFWEVIEALEWLTEKKKIVGFDIMEVAGTELGDITALTGAKLMFYLIGMLSR
- a CDS encoding saccharopine dehydrogenase family protein, with the translated sequence MKVLVLGAGNVGRAIAYDLSRDFEVWVGDKNKEHLDKVRDFANTIKIDASDFDRLVDIMKKFEIIVGALPGKLGFTTLKAAIKAQRDLVDISFMPEDPMELRDDAENAQITAIVDAGFAPGLSNILMGRIYQEIDELKEGIIRVGGLPKKAKPPLYYKITWSPYDLIEEYTRKARIIKNGQIAEVDPLEKIEKIKIKGFEFEEFVSDGLRTLLENIRAEHLEERTLRWPGHLEKIKVLRELGFFKPENIEFTLKVIAPLMQYESDDFSIMEVYGRGTSNGKTKEIHYFLYDEAKEGFTSMARVTGFTAAVITRLLAEGSCVYGVIPPEILGMRSDIFTRIIDELKERDIIIERW
- a CDS encoding sodium-dependent transporter, which gives rise to MRKLTILIILLIVGYMVGIWTFLLFPQILIVGGMKALMLYIAISAVLAAVPYYSLEATKRSRYFFFEYLTKVSKTPGIGISLLMFIIIGASLILYYSSLGITSIVGKGNTLYVALAVVLSLLLSSLILFRAKEKSVVLMGWFAILFLIFTLISWYIIRNFALSVAEKAVPVQFALETLTGNIKSTHLSITFPLVIKIILLAFLGLGLGFGFYIVFGTFLPEETDSRALIGAGYVLQLLIGVLATYIVVYSLAVSFPGTAILYGHATINKATGYIVKIAAALTEIKSMQAKTVLYLLMISVYLAGMTTFIPLIETAGHIISESMQSSRNRAISVALTGVFAVSLILTSRYLRTLFLALFFSFLGIMVAVETLPLILSGNILSKRAKLYSSVVGICGLLVGISITVRTLSLGAWEKLGIVAGVVLLVPLLLNSVLLKTKP